Below is a window of Paramagnetospirillum magneticum AMB-1 DNA.
GACCATCCGCTCGACGCGGATGGGGCGGGCCTCGAAGGTCTCGGGCGCGGCGCGCACGAACACCACCTGACGGCCGCCGAACTCGGCGATGGCCGAGCGCGGCACCGCCATGCGCAGCCTCGTTGCTCCGGTGGCCAGGAAGACGTCCACCGGCATGCCGATGCGCAAGGTGCGGGCCTGGGCCTCGGACACGGCGAAGATGGCGTGCACGCCCTGGTCCAGGGCATCGACCCGGGGACTGACCCCCAGCAGGGACAGCGCCACCGCCTGATCGGGCAGTACTTTGGTGGCGGCGGTGGCGGCGCCGATGCGGCCCGCCAGCGCCAGATCGTGAATCACCGCCTCGACCCGCACCCGGGTCGGGTCGACGATCTCGATCATGGCCTTGTCCACCGGCACCACCTCGCCGGGGACCACATGCACGTCGGTGACCACGCCGTCGATGGGGGCGCGCACCAGTTCGCGGCCCAGGGCGGTGCCCAGAAGCTGGGAGCGCTCGCGCCGCAGCTGGTCCAGGCGGGTGCGGGTGTCCTCCACCAGCTTGGTGGCCACCAGTCCCTTCAGCGCTTCCTGGCGAGAGGATTCCCGCTCGGTGATGGCGATCTCGCTTTCCACCCGGTACAGGCTGGCCCGCTTGTCCGAGCGCTCCAGGGTCGACAGCGTCGGTTCCAGCACTCCGATCACCTGGCCGCGCTTGACGCCTTGGCCGGGGACGGGCAGGGGGAATTCAGGGTCCGAGACGATGCGGGCCGGCTGCGACGGCTGCACCCGGGCGAAACCGGCGGGATCGGGCACCACGCGGCCCACCACCCGGACGGTCTCGGCGGATTCGGCGGAATCCACCTTCTGGGTGCGGATGCCCAGCAGGAACTGGGTGGGCTTGGCCATCACCAGCAGGGCGCCGGGCTGGGCGGCGGGGGTCTCCGCCGTGGCGGCGTGGTCGTGACCCTCATGCGCCCGCGCGGCGGGTACCGCCAGCACCAGCAGCAGCACGGCCGTTCCCGCCCCGCGCCGCCCCAGCAGCCAGGCGGCGACCACCAGCACGGCGCCGATGGCGGCACCGCCGGTCCAGTGGCGCCAATGCTCCACTGGGGCGGGCGGGGTGGCGGGCGGCGGCAAGGGCGCCACGCCCCGGGCCAGCAGCAGGTCGTCGCGCCCCTGGGCACTGATCACCAGGGTGAGGTCGGCTCCGGCGGTGGGGGGCGCCCAGGCCAGGGCATAGGCGCCCGGCCCCTCGGCCGGTACCGCCTTGCCGCTCCAGCCTTCGGCCTCGGCATCGATGGCGGCGCCGGCGACGGGGGCGTTGCCGTCCAGGTCGGCGAGATAAAGCAAAGTGCGGCCATCGGTGCCGGGAACCAGCACCACCTGGAAGACGTCGCCCTCGGCGCCGATGCCGGGTGTCGCCGGCTGGGCGGCCCAGACGGATGGAATGAGCGCGGCCCAAAAGGCCAGCGCCAGGAAGCGTGCAAACATGGGAAGTGATCCCCGAAACAGTGAATCCGGACGGACTTCAGGCGTGCGGAATCAGAGTCTGGGAGGTTCGGCGGGCGGTCCGCTCTGCGCCTGGGTCACCAGGCGGGTGGGGGCCGGAGCCAGGGGCGGGGCCACGGTGAAGGTCACGGGGGCTTCCCCGGCCATTCCGGGCAAGGCGGCCGCAGCGGAAGCGCAGCCCGAGAACAGGCAGCAGCCTTTGTCGGCCTTCTTGTGGTGCTCTGGAACCGGAGCGTCGTCGTGACCCTGCTGGTGGCAGGGCACGGCCCCATCGGCGTGCATGGCATGAGCGCTGCCGTGCTCCATGTCCTCGGCCGCCTGGGCTCCGCCATTCCACGCCAAAAGCCCGACCGCCAGCAGCAATGCCGGCAGGCCAAGTCTCAACAGACGGGAAAGGACGGTGCTCATGGCTTCACTATGGGGGAATTCTTGATGAAAGGGCAAGGGGCTTGCGGCGGGCCTCGCTATCCTTCGGTATAGGACCTTGGATATTTGGGTGCGACAGATCCATGTTAAGGTGGAGTCCTTCGAACTGGTCCGGAAAAGGCGTCATGCCCGATAAGCAAGGACACGAACGGCGGCGCTATCCCCGTTTCCACGGATTGCAGCTGATGGCCAACATCGGTGGCAAGCTGGTGCAGGTGGCCGAGATTTCCGCCGGCGGCATGACGTTGGAGGCGGGTTTCAAGACCACCGCCGGCGCCCTTCGCTTCACCTTGTACCCCAGTGACAACGGCAAGCTGGACATCAATCACGGCATCGGCGGCCAGTGCCGCGTGGTCCGCGAGGACGCGACATTCGTGGCCCTGCGTTTTGATCCGGCCACCTACCGGCTGGTAAAGTTCATCGCCGAATGCTCCGAGGTGGGGCCTGAAAAGGATTCCTATCTCGGTTAAGAAGCATCTCAGCCGCAGCTTTGGATCGCCGTGTGAAGGCGGTATCGTGTGTCGACGCAACTCTTAGAGACCGGGCATGGATGTCTGTAACAAGGTGGAGGCCGGTGGTGGCGAGCGCCGCGGACGTGACCGCCGGCAGTCGGATATCGAGGCGGTGTTGCGGCGGACCGAGGCCAAGTTTTCCACGGTTTTCCGCGCCTGTCCCGACCTGATCGCCATCACGGCTCGGTCCTCGGGGCGTTTCATCGAGGTGAACGACGCCTTCGAACGCATCATGGGCTGGAGCAAGTCCGAGGTGATCGGACGCACTTCGGCCGATCTGGAGACCTGGGAAAGTCGGGACGAACGCGACCGCATGCTGGCCGCGCTGGGAGAGTCCTCCCGGCTCGAGAATTTCGAGGTGCGCTTTCGCCGCAAGTCGGGCGAAGTGTTCACCGCGCTGATCTCCCTCGAAGCCACCGATCTGAGCGGCGAGCCCAGCCTGATCTTCGTCGCCCGCGACATCAGCGAGCGCAAGGCCGAGGAGATGGTGCTGCGCCGCACGGCAGAGGAACTGGAGCGTTCCAACATGGAACTGGAGCGCTTCGCCTATGTTGCGGCCCACGACCTGCTGGAACCCTGCCGCACCATCTGTTCCTTCGCCCAGATGCTGGATCGAAAATATGCCGACATCCTCGACGACGAAGGCCGCGAGTATCTGGACTTCCTGGTGGGCGGAGCGCTTCGCATGCGCGAACTGATCCAGGGGGTGCTGGGCTACTCCCGTGCCGGCGTGGCGGCGGCGCAGATGGTCGAGGTGGATCTGGGCCGGGCGGCGGCCGAGGTGGTTTCCGACCTGGGCAGCGCCCTC
It encodes the following:
- a CDS encoding efflux RND transporter periplasmic adaptor subunit, which gives rise to MFARFLALAFWAALIPSVWAAQPATPGIGAEGDVFQVVLVPGTDGRTLLYLADLDGNAPVAGAAIDAEAEGWSGKAVPAEGPGAYALAWAPPTAGADLTLVISAQGRDDLLLARGVAPLPPPATPPAPVEHWRHWTGGAAIGAVLVVAAWLLGRRGAGTAVLLLVLAVPAARAHEGHDHAATAETPAAQPGALLVMAKPTQFLLGIRTQKVDSAESAETVRVVGRVVPDPAGFARVQPSQPARIVSDPEFPLPVPGQGVKRGQVIGVLEPTLSTLERSDKRASLYRVESEIAITERESSRQEALKGLVATKLVEDTRTRLDQLRRERSQLLGTALGRELVRAPIDGVVTDVHVVPGEVVPVDKAMIEIVDPTRVRVEAVIHDLALAGRIGAATAATKVLPDQAVALSLLGVSPRVDALDQGVHAIFAVSEAQARTLRIGMPVDVFLATGATRLRMAVPRSAIAEFGGRQVVFVRAAPETFEARPIRVERMVGPLAEIEGVKTGEKVVIQGVEQLKALR
- a CDS encoding sensor histidine kinase, which gives rise to MDVCNKVEAGGGERRGRDRRQSDIEAVLRRTEAKFSTVFRACPDLIAITARSSGRFIEVNDAFERIMGWSKSEVIGRTSADLETWESRDERDRMLAALGESSRLENFEVRFRRKSGEVFTALISLEATDLSGEPSLIFVARDISERKAEEMVLRRTAEELERSNMELERFAYVAAHDLLEPCRTICSFAQMLDRKYADILDDEGREYLDFLVGGALRMRELIQGVLGYSRAGVAAAQMVEVDLGRAAAEVVSDLGSALQARGGGVEVGPLPVVRGDPAQLRQLLGNLIGNGVKFHAEGTSPRVRVFCGNRDGEWCVTVEDNGIGIAPEYQDDIFGIFRRLHGPDRYSGTGIGLAVARRIVDAHGGRIWVESEPGWGARFRFTLPMV
- a CDS encoding PilZ domain-containing protein; translated protein: MPDKQGHERRRYPRFHGLQLMANIGGKLVQVAEISAGGMTLEAGFKTTAGALRFTLYPSDNGKLDINHGIGGQCRVVREDATFVALRFDPATYRLVKFIAECSEVGPEKDSYLG